In one Pseudomonas hydrolytica genomic region, the following are encoded:
- the accD gene encoding acetyl-CoA carboxylase, carboxyltransferase subunit beta has product MSNWLVDKLIPSIMRSEVKKSSVPEGLWHKCPSCDAVLYRPELEKTLDVCPKCNHHMRIGARARLDIFLDQDGREEIGADLEPVDRLKFRDSKKYKDRLAAAQKQTGEKDALIAMSGTLEGMPIAVCAFEFSFMGGSMGAIVGERFVQAANVALEQRCPLVCFSASGGARMQEALISLMQMAKTSAALARLREEGLPFISVLTDPVYGGVSASLAMLGDVIVAEPKALIGFAGPRVIEQTVREKLPEGFQRSEFLLEHGAIDMIIPRNELRPRLARLLAQLMNRPSPVALPVTA; this is encoded by the coding sequence ATGAGCAACTGGTTGGTAGACAAACTCATTCCCTCGATCATGCGTTCCGAGGTGAAGAAGAGCTCTGTGCCCGAGGGGCTGTGGCACAAGTGTCCGTCCTGCGATGCCGTGCTCTATCGTCCCGAGCTGGAAAAGACCCTCGACGTCTGCCCCAAGTGCAATCACCACATGCGCATCGGCGCGCGTGCGCGCCTAGATATCTTCCTCGACCAGGACGGCCGTGAAGAGATCGGCGCCGATCTCGAGCCGGTCGATCGCCTGAAGTTCCGTGACAGCAAGAAGTACAAGGACCGTCTGGCAGCCGCGCAGAAGCAGACCGGCGAGAAGGATGCGTTGATCGCCATGAGCGGCACCCTCGAAGGCATGCCGATCGCCGTTTGCGCCTTCGAATTCTCCTTCATGGGCGGCTCCATGGGTGCCATCGTCGGTGAGCGTTTCGTCCAGGCGGCCAACGTTGCGCTGGAGCAGCGCTGCCCGCTGGTGTGCTTCTCCGCTTCCGGTGGCGCGCGCATGCAGGAGGCGCTGATCTCGCTGATGCAGATGGCCAAGACCTCGGCCGCCCTGGCGCGTCTGCGCGAGGAAGGGCTGCCTTTCATCTCCGTGCTGACCGACCCGGTCTACGGCGGCGTTTCTGCCAGCCTGGCGATGCTCGGCGACGTGATCGTGGCCGAGCCGAAGGCACTGATCGGCTTCGCCGGCCCGCGCGTGATCGAGCAGACCGTGCGCGAGAAGCTGCCGGAAGGCTTCCAGCGCAGCGAGTTCCTGCTCGAGCACGGCGCCATTGACATGATCATCCCGCGTAACGAACTGCGTCCGCGTTTGGCGCGCCTGCTGGCGCAGCTGATGAATCGCCCGTCTCCGGTCGCCCTGCCGGTCACTGCATGA
- a CDS encoding CvpA family protein, which yields MVFTWVDWAIIAVIAVSSLISLKRGFVKEALSLLTWIIAGIVAWMFGGALAQHLVEFIETPSARVIAACAILFVATLLVGALVNFLIGELIRVTGLSGTDRFLGMVFGAARGGLLVVLLVGLISLAPVEQDAWWQQSQLVPHFLMVADWSKNLILGWSGQWFPGGIGSPS from the coding sequence GTGGTATTCACCTGGGTCGATTGGGCGATCATCGCCGTCATCGCCGTCTCGAGTTTGATCAGCCTCAAGCGCGGCTTCGTCAAGGAAGCCCTGTCGCTGCTGACCTGGATCATCGCAGGCATCGTCGCCTGGATGTTCGGCGGCGCGCTGGCCCAGCATCTCGTCGAATTCATCGAGACCCCGTCCGCACGGGTGATCGCGGCCTGTGCCATTCTTTTCGTCGCCACCTTGCTGGTCGGCGCTCTGGTCAATTTTCTCATCGGCGAGCTGATCCGCGTGACAGGCTTGTCGGGCACCGACCGTTTTCTCGGCATGGTGTTCGGCGCCGCTCGTGGCGGTTTGCTGGTGGTGCTGCTGGTGGGGCTGATCAGCCTGGCGCCGGTGGAACAGGATGCATGGTGGCAGCAGTCGCAACTGGTGCCGCATTTTCTGATGGTCGCCGATTGGTCGAAGAACCTCATTCTGGGGTGGTCCGGCCAGTGGTTTCCAGGCGGGATCGGCTCACCCAGCTGA
- the folC gene encoding bifunctional tetrahydrofolate synthase/dihydrofolate synthase, whose product MTTRSLGEWLAYLEQLHPSAIDMGLERSREVAQRLGLGKPAPLVITVTGTNGKGSTCAFLASLLRSQGRKVGVYSSPHLLRYNERVVIDGREVDDAELCLAFAAVEAARGETSLTYFEMGTLAAFWLFERAALNAVVLEVGLGGRLDAVNLVDADLALITSIGLDHADWLGDTRESVAFEKAGIMRAGKPALCGDLDPPQPLLEQVALLDAPFFLRGRDYDLSIQGQQWSWYGLDAHGQVLQLEQLPLLDLPMENAALALQAYALLQLPWDRQQIIQALLATRVTGRLDRRALDWRGKSLTLLLDVGHNPHAADYLAQRLEARPPAGKRWAVFGLLADKDLPGVVAPLLSQVAGWAVAPLATPRSRPAGELAAHLQSYGAAVTQHADVRAALEAQCEQAAAGDEILLFGSFFCVAEALDWLARPA is encoded by the coding sequence ATGACCACCCGTAGCCTGGGCGAGTGGCTCGCCTACCTCGAGCAGTTGCATCCCTCTGCCATCGACATGGGGTTGGAGCGCTCGCGCGAGGTGGCGCAGCGCCTCGGCCTGGGCAAGCCGGCGCCGCTGGTCATCACGGTTACCGGCACCAACGGCAAGGGCTCTACCTGTGCCTTTCTTGCCAGTCTGCTGCGCTCGCAGGGGCGCAAGGTTGGCGTTTACAGCTCGCCACATCTGCTGCGCTACAACGAGCGCGTGGTCATCGATGGCCGCGAAGTCGACGATGCCGAGCTGTGTCTGGCCTTCGCCGCGGTGGAAGCGGCGCGCGGCGAAACGTCCCTGACCTATTTCGAGATGGGCACCCTGGCTGCCTTCTGGCTGTTCGAGCGCGCGGCCCTGAATGCCGTGGTGCTGGAGGTCGGTCTGGGCGGGCGACTGGATGCGGTCAATCTGGTGGATGCCGACCTGGCGCTGATCACCAGTATCGGTCTGGATCATGCCGATTGGCTGGGCGATACCCGCGAGTCGGTGGCCTTCGAGAAGGCTGGCATCATGCGCGCGGGCAAGCCGGCGCTGTGTGGTGATCTCGACCCGCCGCAGCCACTGCTCGAGCAGGTCGCGTTGCTGGATGCCCCATTCTTCCTGCGCGGGCGCGACTACGACCTGAGCATTCAGGGGCAGCAGTGGTCCTGGTATGGCCTGGATGCCCATGGCCAGGTGTTGCAGCTGGAGCAGCTACCGCTGCTCGATCTGCCGATGGAGAACGCTGCGCTGGCCTTGCAGGCTTACGCACTGTTGCAGTTGCCCTGGGACCGTCAGCAGATCATTCAGGCGCTGCTGGCGACGCGAGTGACCGGGCGTCTGGATCGTCGCGCTCTGGATTGGCGAGGCAAGTCACTCACACTGTTGCTCGATGTTGGGCATAATCCCCATGCCGCCGACTATCTGGCGCAGCGTCTGGAGGCGCGTCCTCCGGCCGGGAAGCGTTGGGCCGTGTTCGGCTTGCTGGCCGACAAGGACCTGCCTGGAGTGGTCGCGCCACTGTTGAGTCAGGTTGCCGGCTGGGCCGTGGCGCCGCTGGCAACGCCTCGTTCGCGGCCGGCCGGCGAGCTGGCCGCGCATCTGCAGAGTTACGGCGCGGCAGTGACGCAGCATGCTGACGTGCGGGCAGCGCTGGAGGCCCAGTGCGAGCAGGCCGCGGCGGGTGACGAGATTCTGTTGTTCGGATCGTTTTTTTGCGTGGCCGAGGCCCTGGACTGGCTGGCCCGCCCAGCTTGA
- the asd gene encoding aspartate-semialdehyde dehydrogenase, whose translation MKRVGLIGWRGMVGSVLMQRMLEERDFDLIEPVFFTTSNVGGQGPAIGKDIAPLKDAYSIEDLKGLDVILTCQGGDYTNEVFPKLREAGWQGYWIDAASSLRMDDGAVIVLDPVNRKVIDQALDAGTKNYIGGNCTVSLMLMALGGLYEAGLVEWMSAMTYQAASGAGAQNMRELIKQMGAINGAVADELADPASAILDIDRKVAEAMRGEAFPVDNFGVPLAGSLIPYIDKELPNGQSREEWKAQAETNKILGRFKSPIPVDGICVRIGAMRCHSQALTIKLNKDVPMADIEGLISQHNPWVKLVPNHREDSIRDLGPTAVTGTLSVPVGRLRKLNMGSQYLGAFTVGDQLLWGAAEPLRRMLRILLER comes from the coding sequence ATGAAACGTGTAGGTCTGATCGGTTGGCGTGGCATGGTCGGTTCCGTGCTCATGCAGCGCATGCTGGAAGAGCGGGACTTCGACCTGATCGAGCCGGTGTTCTTCACCACCTCCAATGTCGGTGGCCAGGGTCCTGCCATTGGCAAGGACATTGCCCCGCTGAAGGACGCCTACAGCATCGAAGACCTGAAAGGCCTGGACGTGATCCTGACCTGTCAGGGCGGCGACTACACCAACGAAGTCTTCCCCAAGCTGCGCGAAGCCGGCTGGCAGGGCTACTGGATCGATGCCGCCTCGTCGCTGCGCATGGACGATGGTGCGGTGATCGTGCTCGACCCGGTCAACCGCAAGGTCATCGATCAGGCGCTGGACGCCGGCACCAAGAACTACATCGGCGGCAACTGCACCGTCAGCCTGATGCTGATGGCCCTCGGCGGTCTGTACGAAGCCGGTCTGGTCGAGTGGATGAGCGCCATGACCTACCAGGCTGCCTCGGGTGCTGGTGCGCAGAACATGCGCGAGCTGATCAAGCAGATGGGCGCGATCAACGGTGCCGTCGCCGATGAACTGGCCGATCCGGCCAGCGCCATTCTCGACATCGACCGCAAGGTGGCCGAAGCCATGCGCGGCGAGGCCTTCCCGGTGGACAACTTCGGCGTGCCGCTGGCCGGCAGCCTGATCCCCTACATCGACAAGGAGCTGCCCAACGGGCAGAGCCGTGAGGAGTGGAAGGCCCAGGCCGAAACCAACAAGATCCTCGGCCGCTTCAAGAGCCCGATCCCGGTCGATGGCATCTGCGTGCGTATCGGCGCCATGCGTTGCCACAGCCAGGCGCTGACCATCAAGCTGAACAAGGATGTGCCGATGGCCGACATCGAAGGCCTGATCAGCCAGCACAACCCCTGGGTGAAGCTGGTGCCGAACCACCGCGAAGACTCCATCCGCGATCTCGGCCCGACTGCCGTTACCGGTACCCTGAGCGTGCCGGTCGGCCGCCTGCGCAAGCTCAACATGGGCTCGCAGTACCTCGGCGCCTTCACCGTCGGTGACCAACTGCTGTGGGGCGCCGCCGAGCCGCTGCGTCGCATGCTGCGGATCCTGCTGGAGCGCTAA
- a CDS encoding SPOR domain-containing protein: MALLDKGLKQRMVGALVLVALAVIFLPMLLSREDEMRRVVVDAPPMPQAPAAAQIVVQPAEVVEPEELPEEPLPVGEEAPQLVEIPEPTKVQPPPVAAPKPEPAKVEQAVTSAPAKPESRLDPNSLPISWSVQLASLSSRGGAENLQKTLRSQGYNAYIRTFDGMNRVFVGPLIERAEAERLRDQLNRQHKLNGFVVRFQPEAG, encoded by the coding sequence ATGGCATTGCTGGACAAGGGACTCAAGCAGCGCATGGTCGGTGCTTTGGTGCTGGTGGCGCTGGCGGTGATTTTCCTGCCGATGCTGCTGTCGCGCGAGGACGAGATGCGTCGTGTGGTTGTCGATGCGCCGCCCATGCCGCAGGCCCCGGCCGCTGCGCAGATAGTGGTGCAGCCGGCAGAGGTCGTCGAGCCCGAAGAGCTGCCCGAGGAGCCGCTGCCAGTCGGGGAAGAGGCTCCGCAGCTGGTGGAGATTCCCGAGCCGACCAAGGTGCAGCCGCCACCTGTCGCGGCGCCCAAGCCTGAGCCGGCCAAGGTCGAGCAGGCTGTCACCAGTGCGCCGGCCAAACCCGAAAGTCGCCTTGACCCCAACAGCCTGCCGATCAGTTGGTCGGTGCAGTTGGCCAGCCTGTCCAGTCGTGGCGGTGCTGAGAATCTGCAAAAAACGCTGCGTAGTCAGGGCTACAACGCCTACATCCGCACGTTCGATGGCATGAACCGGGTATTCGTCGGGCCGCTGATCGAGCGTGCCGAGGCCGAGCGGCTGCGCGACCAGCTCAATCGCCAGCACAAGCTCAACGGTTTCGTCGTGCGCTTCCAGCCCGAGGCCGGTTAA
- a CDS encoding aspartate-semialdehyde dehydrogenase, giving the protein MSQSINIALIGATGNVGEALVELLEERDFPVKDLHLLASSESAGQSLSFRGRQVRVRSLEAFDFTQVQLAFFAAGAEVTRAYHETVLAAGCSLIDLSSALPLEQAPCVLPELGIEGLPALAKPWKVSAPTPSAVACALVLATLKPLLQPQQLQLTAMLSMSTLGRSGVQELARQTAELLNARPLEPKGVDRQVAFNVLAQVGAVDEQGHAELERRLAAEIRQLLGLPALSVAATCALVPVFFGDSLALSVQGDADIDITAVQQLLDGAQGIELVEAGDYPTAVGDAVGQDQVYVGRVRAGISDPRQLNLWIASDNVRKGAALNAVQIAELLIKHYL; this is encoded by the coding sequence ATGAGTCAGTCCATCAATATCGCCCTGATCGGCGCCACCGGTAATGTCGGTGAAGCGCTGGTCGAATTGCTCGAAGAGCGCGACTTTCCGGTAAAGGATCTGCATCTGCTGGCCAGTAGCGAGTCGGCGGGGCAGAGCCTTTCCTTCCGCGGTCGTCAGGTGCGGGTCAGGTCGCTCGAGGCCTTCGATTTCACCCAGGTGCAACTGGCGTTCTTTGCCGCTGGCGCGGAGGTCACCCGCGCCTATCACGAGACTGTGCTGGCGGCCGGCTGTTCGCTCATCGATCTGAGCTCGGCCCTGCCGCTGGAGCAGGCGCCCTGCGTATTGCCCGAGCTTGGCATTGAGGGCCTGCCGGCATTGGCCAAACCTTGGAAGGTCAGTGCTCCCACGCCTTCGGCGGTTGCCTGCGCGCTGGTGCTCGCCACGTTGAAGCCTTTGTTGCAACCGCAGCAGCTACAGCTGACCGCCATGCTGTCGATGTCGACGCTGGGGCGCAGTGGTGTGCAGGAACTGGCGCGGCAGACGGCCGAACTGCTCAATGCACGACCGCTGGAACCCAAGGGTGTGGACCGGCAGGTCGCCTTCAATGTGCTGGCGCAGGTCGGCGCGGTGGATGAACAGGGGCATGCGGAGCTGGAAAGGCGCCTGGCCGCCGAGATTCGACAGCTGCTGGGGCTGCCTGCGCTGTCGGTGGCGGCGACTTGCGCCCTGGTGCCGGTTTTCTTCGGCGACAGCCTGGCGCTCAGCGTGCAGGGCGATGCGGATATCGATATCACTGCAGTGCAGCAGTTGCTGGACGGTGCTCAGGGTATCGAACTGGTGGAGGCGGGCGACTACCCGACAGCAGTGGGTGATGCGGTGGGGCAGGATCAGGTCTACGTCGGGCGAGTTCGTGCGGGTATCAGCGATCCAAGGCAACTCAATTTGTGGATTGCGTCTGATAATGTACGAAAAGGCGCCGCCCTGAACGCTGTGCAAATAGCGGAGTTATTGATAAAACACTATCTGTAA
- the truA gene encoding tRNA pseudouridine(38-40) synthase TruA, with protein MSDVVPVAAAEMAAAGFSRIALGLEYKGARYRGFQRQAGNVSSIQGCLESALSKVAGGEPINIMCAGRTDASVHASGQVVHFDTAVERPLHAWIMGANMNLPKDISVTWARVMPAHFHARFSAMARRYRYVIYNDPIRPAHMAEEVTWNHRPLDVTRMREAARALVGTHDFSAFRATQCQAKSPIKTVHHLQVIEHGCFIVLDIRANAFLHHMVRNIAGVLMAIGAGERPVEWAREVLERADRRSGGVTAHPYGLYLVQVEYPEEFELPQRYLGPHFLSALADVRQG; from the coding sequence ATGTCTGACGTAGTACCTGTAGCGGCCGCCGAAATGGCGGCCGCTGGCTTTTCCAGAATCGCCCTGGGTCTCGAGTACAAGGGCGCGCGTTACCGTGGCTTCCAGCGCCAGGCCGGCAATGTCTCTTCTATTCAGGGTTGCCTGGAAAGCGCGCTGTCCAAGGTTGCTGGCGGTGAGCCGATCAACATCATGTGCGCCGGCCGCACCGACGCATCGGTGCACGCCAGTGGCCAGGTGGTGCATTTCGATACCGCCGTCGAGCGGCCGCTGCATGCCTGGATCATGGGCGCCAACATGAACCTGCCCAAGGACATCAGCGTGACCTGGGCCAGGGTCATGCCCGCGCACTTCCATGCCCGTTTCAGCGCCATGGCGCGCCGCTATCGCTATGTGATCTACAACGATCCGATCCGCCCGGCGCACATGGCCGAAGAGGTGACCTGGAATCACCGTCCGCTGGACGTGACGCGAATGCGCGAAGCAGCGCGCGCGCTGGTGGGGACGCATGATTTCAGCGCTTTTCGCGCCACCCAGTGCCAGGCCAAGTCGCCGATCAAGACCGTGCACCATCTGCAGGTGATCGAGCATGGCTGCTTCATCGTGCTGGATATCCGCGCCAATGCCTTCCTCCATCACATGGTGCGCAATATTGCCGGCGTGCTGATGGCCATTGGCGCCGGTGAGCGACCGGTCGAGTGGGCGCGCGAGGTGCTCGAGCGCGCAGACCGGCGCAGCGGTGGGGTGACAGCCCATCCTTACGGGCTTTATCTGGTGCAGGTGGAGTACCCGGAGGAGTTCGAGTTGCCGCAGCGTTACCTGGGGCCGCATTTTCTCTCTGCGCTGGCCGACGTGCGACAGGGCTAG
- a CDS encoding FimV/HubP family polar landmark protein — MVRVRKLVLAIAAASALSSGMAHALGLGEVTLQSSLNQPLVAEIELLEVRDLASNEVIPSLASPEEFVKAGVDRQYFLTDLKFTPVLKPNGKSVIRVTSSKVVREPYLNFLVEVLWPNGRLLREYTLLLDPPLYSPQTTVAAAPQLPIAAPAPRPAAAPAAAPAAAPRPAAPAPASRAIAGNEYRTTANDTLWEIAQRVGGGSVNQTMLAIQDLNPDAFIDGNINRMKSGQVLRLPDEQQIRRRSNAEAVAQVAEQNAAWREGRAVASRQLDATRRTTAGAAPATAETGDNLKLVAADSGQATRGSDTGAAGSKALADKLAVTQESLDSTRRENAELQSRVSDLQSQLDKLQRLIELKDSQLAKLQADMAAAPAAPEAPAEPAAPVAEPETAPPAAQTPTPPVSPPEEAAAPDYNYSDEPAAPVEDSAAAAPQQPANEPADVVAPSAPAEPAKPAAPAPAPAPAPQSFIDDLLANPMTLGLAGGGALLLLLVGLMALSRRNAMKEAELQEELAEEMSQDEAFASDLDMPEDSFAGLEDESTTAAPAGEERVTAQTGDALGEADIYIAYGRFNQAAELLQNAINDEPQRSDLRLKLMEVYAELGDREGFARQDNELREIGGVNAEAEQLKSKYPAMAAFVGAGSVAAAAAADDLGEFSLDDLSLDEPSAEAPAATGGDLDDAFDLSLDDLEADLDRDVQAAQGDSAALSLDDDLDFGLVDEPIAPAATTADDLDFDLALDDDKVELSQPTEDLSGFSLDLDEPAAASEESDDFLLSLDDDVTPAAQPADELADLGLDLSEAPAADLDLPADFDLSLDDEAPAQPVAEPDSFAAQLDEVTAELDQLAGDLEQPEPEVAPLASGGDLGSDLEGDDDFDFLSGTDETATKLDLARAYIDMGDTEGARDILDEVIAEGSEAQQQEAREMIAKLV; from the coding sequence ATGGTTCGGGTTCGCAAACTGGTGCTGGCAATTGCAGCGGCTTCGGCGCTGTCTTCCGGTATGGCGCATGCGCTGGGGTTGGGTGAAGTCACCCTGCAGTCCTCGCTGAATCAGCCGTTGGTAGCGGAAATTGAATTGCTGGAGGTGCGCGACCTGGCCTCCAATGAGGTGATTCCCAGCCTCGCGTCTCCTGAAGAATTCGTCAAGGCAGGGGTTGATCGTCAGTACTTCCTGACTGACCTGAAGTTCACGCCGGTACTCAAGCCCAATGGCAAGAGTGTGATTCGTGTCACTTCGAGCAAGGTTGTACGCGAACCCTACCTTAACTTCCTGGTGGAAGTGCTCTGGCCGAATGGTCGCTTGCTGCGCGAATACACCCTGCTGCTCGACCCGCCGCTCTATTCCCCGCAGACCACCGTGGCCGCTGCGCCGCAACTGCCGATCGCTGCCCCGGCTCCGCGTCCTGCCGCCGCTCCTGCGGCTGCACCGGCCGCCGCCCCGCGCCCGGCCGCCCCGGCGCCAGCCTCTCGTGCCATCGCTGGCAATGAATACAGAACCACGGCCAACGACACCCTGTGGGAAATTGCCCAGCGCGTTGGTGGCGGCTCGGTCAATCAGACCATGCTGGCTATCCAGGATCTGAATCCGGATGCCTTTATTGACGGCAACATCAACCGCATGAAGAGCGGCCAAGTGCTGCGTCTGCCGGACGAGCAGCAGATTCGCCGTCGTAGCAATGCCGAAGCTGTCGCCCAGGTCGCCGAGCAGAACGCCGCCTGGCGTGAAGGTCGCGCCGTTGCCTCGCGTCAACTGGATGCCACCCGCCGCACTACTGCGGGCGCCGCGCCGGCAACTGCCGAGACGGGCGACAACCTGAAGCTGGTTGCCGCCGATTCTGGCCAGGCTACCCGCGGCAGCGATACCGGAGCAGCAGGCAGCAAGGCCCTGGCCGACAAGCTGGCGGTGACTCAGGAAAGCCTCGACTCGACCCGTCGTGAAAATGCCGAGCTGCAGAGCCGTGTCAGCGATCTGCAGAGCCAGCTGGACAAGCTGCAGCGACTGATCGAGCTCAAGGACAGCCAGTTGGCCAAGTTGCAGGCCGATATGGCAGCTGCGCCCGCTGCGCCCGAAGCGCCTGCGGAGCCCGCGGCTCCAGTCGCCGAGCCGGAAACTGCGCCGCCTGCGGCGCAGACCCCGACGCCGCCTGTGTCGCCGCCCGAAGAGGCGGCGGCTCCGGACTACAACTACTCCGATGAACCGGCGGCGCCTGTCGAAGACAGCGCCGCTGCCGCCCCCCAACAGCCGGCCAATGAGCCGGCTGATGTCGTTGCACCGTCCGCTCCGGCCGAGCCCGCCAAGCCTGCTGCTCCGGCGCCCGCTCCGGCTCCGGCTCCGCAGAGCTTCATCGACGATCTGCTGGCCAATCCCATGACCCTGGGCCTGGCCGGTGGCGGCGCTTTGCTGCTGTTGCTGGTTGGCCTGATGGCCCTGTCGCGTCGTAATGCGATGAAGGAAGCCGAGTTGCAGGAAGAGCTGGCGGAGGAGATGTCTCAGGACGAAGCCTTCGCATCCGATCTGGACATGCCGGAAGACAGTTTCGCTGGTCTCGAGGACGAGTCGACCACCGCCGCACCGGCTGGCGAAGAGCGCGTTACCGCCCAGACCGGCGACGCCCTCGGCGAGGCGGACATCTACATTGCCTACGGCCGCTTCAATCAGGCTGCCGAGCTGCTGCAGAACGCCATCAATGACGAGCCGCAGCGCAGCGACCTGCGCCTGAAACTGATGGAAGTCTATGCCGAGCTGGGCGACCGCGAAGGCTTTGCGCGCCAGGACAACGAGCTGCGCGAAATCGGTGGGGTCAATGCCGAGGCCGAGCAGCTGAAGTCCAAGTATCCGGCCATGGCGGCCTTCGTCGGCGCTGGCAGCGTTGCTGCTGCAGCAGCTGCCGATGATCTGGGTGAGTTCAGCCTGGACGATCTGAGCCTGGATGAGCCGAGCGCCGAAGCGCCGGCGGCAACCGGTGGTGATCTGGACGATGCCTTCGACCTGAGTCTGGACGATCTCGAGGCCGATCTGGATCGGGACGTGCAGGCCGCACAGGGTGACAGCGCTGCGCTGTCGCTGGATGACGATCTGGACTTTGGCCTGGTCGACGAGCCCATCGCCCCGGCAGCCACCACTGCCGACGATCTGGACTTCGATCTGGCGCTGGATGATGACAAGGTCGAGCTGTCTCAGCCGACTGAGGATCTTTCCGGCTTCAGCCTCGATCTGGACGAGCCGGCTGCTGCATCCGAAGAGTCCGACGACTTCCTGCTCAGCCTCGATGACGATGTGACGCCTGCAGCCCAGCCGGCTGACGAGCTGGCCGACCTTGGTCTCGATCTGTCGGAAGCTCCGGCCGCCGACCTCGACCTGCCGGCCGACTTCGATCTGTCGCTGGATGACGAGGCGCCGGCGCAGCCGGTCGCTGAGCCCGACAGTTTCGCTGCGCAGCTGGACGAAGTGACCGCGGAATTGGACCAGTTGGCTGGCGATCTCGAGCAGCCGGAGCCGGAAGTGGCCCCGCTGGCATCGGGTGGCGACCTGGGCAGCGATCTGGAGGGTGACGACGACTTCGATTTCCTCTCCGGGACCGACGAAACCGCGACCAAGCTGGATCTGGCGCGTGCCTACATCGACATGGGCGACACCGAAGGTGCACGCGACATTCTCGATGAGGTGATCGCCGAGGGCAGTGAAGCCCAGCAGCAGGAAGCACGCGAGATGATTGCCAAGCTGGTTTGA
- a CDS encoding phosphoribosylanthranilate isomerase encodes MARGVNVTVVRSKICGITRIEDALAAVEAGADAIGLVFYAKSPRAISVEQALAIIQALPPFVTTVGLFVDMPRAELQQLLQRVPLDLLQFHGDESPADCEGHGRPYIKALRVRPGEDVAASMAPYVGARGILLDTFVEGIPGGTGAAFDWSLVPQRAGKPIILAGGLDAGNVTAAIGQVRPYAVDVSGGVELSKGIKDAEKIRAFVRAVRRAGCDDA; translated from the coding sequence ATGGCAAGGGGCGTGAACGTGACAGTCGTGCGCAGCAAGATTTGCGGCATCACTCGCATCGAGGATGCTCTGGCAGCGGTGGAGGCGGGGGCGGATGCCATCGGCCTGGTGTTCTACGCGAAAAGTCCGCGAGCGATCAGCGTCGAGCAGGCGCTGGCGATCATCCAGGCATTGCCGCCCTTCGTGACTACGGTGGGCCTGTTCGTCGACATGCCGCGCGCCGAGCTGCAGCAGCTGTTGCAGCGGGTGCCGCTGGACCTGTTGCAGTTTCATGGTGACGAGTCGCCGGCAGACTGCGAGGGCCACGGTCGTCCCTACATCAAGGCCTTGCGGGTGCGCCCTGGCGAGGACGTCGCGGCGTCGATGGCGCCCTATGTCGGTGCGCGAGGGATTCTTCTCGATACCTTTGTCGAAGGGATTCCGGGTGGCACCGGGGCGGCGTTCGACTGGTCGCTGGTGCCGCAGCGGGCGGGTAAGCCGATCATCCTCGCCGGCGGCCTGGATGCCGGCAACGTCACAGCTGCCATTGGCCAGGTCCGACCTTATGCGGTGGACGTAAGCGGTGGCGTCGAGCTCAGCAAGGGCATAAAGGATGCAGAGAAGATTCGCGCGTTCGTGCGGGCGGTGCGTAGAGCCGGATGTGACGACGCCTGA